The Flavobacterium sp. HJ-32-4 genome contains a region encoding:
- a CDS encoding T9SS type A sorting domain-containing protein — translation MLQKLRFLIVLVSAAATAQIASFPATQSFDDPFTEGTDVAFLPDWQGNTVAATNRIFRDVTDFSSDPAAMSIIPTSSFSGDARVHLNLSGQSGMSVSFVAKSMLNGDGTRDAVLTMETTIDGGATWIGTQLMGSFPNTNQTSFGSYTYTLPATADGQSDVWVRFYVTRGTTGTSTAAKLVIDDVTIATGGVAVPTLAVSPTTLSFAQVVGTPSAAQAITVSGNNLTEDVVITAPTDYEVSLSVTSGFGPSVTLTPSNGTFPSGTMVYVRMNASDEGTTNGTLTLTSSTASASVALSGSAIVTTLTNPEPFVVTANTEQSIFSEWDAASPAGSRPSNMAFWTHATTDPDLTVQFVEDYNCLYNLTSRSRFNGQGTNGISFVNTGNSQFTGVCDGSDPTQVAGSMMANDRVGAVVVSLNTAAVATATTMTLSWTGRTILKNNRVYGLRMQYRIGNGGGLPNAGWTEFPETVDYISGEDNTSQTFNTPLPAETFGQPLVQVRWVYYFISGTGSRAQLGLDDIGIAATVLSTPDFEVPTFRLYPNPATAGRVFFGQPETVTVYDVAGKSILQANDVTELDVTALRPGLYLVRNAKGQTAKLVR, via the coding sequence ATGCTACAAAAATTACGTTTCCTGATAGTTCTGGTATCGGCGGCCGCCACGGCGCAGATTGCCTCTTTTCCTGCGACGCAGAGTTTTGACGATCCCTTTACCGAAGGAACCGACGTCGCTTTCCTTCCGGATTGGCAGGGAAATACCGTAGCGGCTACCAACCGCATCTTCCGCGATGTCACCGATTTTAGCTCAGACCCGGCGGCGATGAGCATCATCCCCACCAGTTCGTTTTCGGGGGACGCACGCGTGCATCTTAATCTCTCGGGGCAATCCGGCATGTCGGTTTCGTTTGTCGCGAAGTCCATGCTGAATGGCGACGGCACCCGCGATGCCGTCCTGACCATGGAAACCACAATCGATGGTGGCGCAACCTGGATCGGCACACAACTGATGGGATCCTTCCCTAATACCAACCAGACATCGTTCGGATCGTATACCTACACCCTACCCGCTACGGCCGACGGCCAATCCGATGTTTGGGTCCGCTTTTATGTCACACGCGGTACCACCGGCACCTCTACTGCGGCCAAACTCGTGATTGACGACGTGACAATCGCGACCGGAGGTGTAGCCGTACCTACATTGGCCGTATCGCCCACCACATTGTCGTTCGCACAAGTGGTTGGTACACCATCCGCCGCGCAGGCCATCACGGTATCCGGTAACAACCTCACCGAAGACGTTGTCATCACGGCGCCCACCGATTACGAAGTATCCCTTTCGGTAACAAGCGGCTTTGGCCCGTCTGTGACCCTGACCCCCAGCAATGGTACCTTTCCATCGGGAACCATGGTGTATGTGCGGATGAATGCGTCTGACGAAGGCACCACGAATGGCACGCTTACGCTAACCTCGTCTACGGCATCCGCTTCGGTGGCCCTTTCTGGTAGCGCGATTGTTACGACCTTGACCAATCCGGAGCCTTTCGTGGTAACGGCCAACACCGAACAGTCCATTTTTTCAGAATGGGATGCGGCCTCACCTGCGGGTAGTCGACCTTCTAATATGGCATTCTGGACGCACGCCACTACCGATCCCGACCTGACGGTGCAGTTTGTGGAAGACTACAACTGTTTGTACAACCTGACCAGCCGGTCGCGTTTCAACGGACAGGGTACGAATGGTATCTCCTTCGTCAACACCGGAAACTCCCAGTTTACGGGGGTGTGTGACGGAAGCGACCCGACACAGGTAGCGGGCAGCATGATGGCCAACGACCGGGTGGGTGCTGTAGTGGTGTCATTGAATACAGCAGCTGTCGCCACCGCCACCACGATGACACTTTCGTGGACGGGACGCACGATCCTGAAAAACAACCGCGTGTATGGCCTTCGGATGCAATACCGCATCGGAAACGGTGGCGGGCTTCCTAACGCGGGATGGACGGAGTTTCCGGAAACGGTAGACTATATCAGTGGTGAGGACAATACCTCGCAAACCTTCAACACACCGCTGCCTGCCGAAACGTTTGGGCAACCACTGGTTCAGGTACGCTGGGTCTATTATTTCATCAGCGGCACCGGAAGTCGCGCGCAATTGGGACTTGACGATATCGGGATTGCTGCAACGGTGTTGTCGACGCCCGACTTTGAGGTACCGACCTTCCGCCTGTACCCGAATCCTGCTACAGCGGGTCGTGTGTTTTTCGGACAACCTGAAACGGTAACCGTATATGATGTAGCGGGTAAATCGATCCTGCAAGCCAACGACGTCACCGAGTTAGACGTTACCGCCCTTAGACCGGGTCTTTACTTGGTACGAAATGCGAAGGGTCAAACCGCGAAACTAGTCCGATAA
- a CDS encoding porin: MKKIAYLVAGMLVAASGHAQLSITNGQHVLEISGMVSSYYNMRSLKPGEDDHQKDRFRLRDAQLQLEGRIGNTWEYELQMDFADQAASSNGADFDPENPGLMDAYLVYKGLGFVDVQAGYGKLFYSRNSMVPFMYSAYWQRPELTRGSLFSQRDVGVTLMKDFWNQRLHAYVGIYTGLGELSLNGDNDASGQPEYAARFEFSYPSRVRYREIDANVSPTPLFAIGINGRYANKVLPDGEEFPANAQGEYGLKVLNGKKYVYGFDAAFQYRGFSAQFEMHQIKGLPTLPDDPLLQNLPSSQTKGYLLAGGYVAQANYFIKDWHTVLSARYEELDLSDLVPGNSQRFSPAIAYQINGFDAMVKFQYFRIWKEEAIDPLKWDEQFRLGLQLTFK, translated from the coding sequence ATGAAAAAAATAGCCTATTTGGTAGCCGGTATGCTCGTCGCGGCAAGCGGTCACGCCCAACTTTCGATCACCAACGGACAACACGTCCTGGAAATTTCCGGGATGGTGTCGTCGTACTACAATATGCGCTCGCTCAAACCGGGGGAAGACGACCACCAGAAAGACCGCTTCCGCCTGCGCGATGCCCAGCTTCAGTTAGAAGGGCGGATTGGAAATACGTGGGAATATGAACTCCAGATGGACTTCGCCGATCAGGCCGCAAGTTCAAACGGCGCCGATTTCGATCCGGAAAACCCCGGATTGATGGACGCTTATCTAGTGTATAAAGGATTGGGATTTGTGGATGTACAGGCGGGCTATGGAAAGCTCTTCTACTCGCGCAACTCCATGGTGCCCTTTATGTACTCTGCCTATTGGCAACGCCCTGAACTGACGCGGGGCAGCCTGTTCAGCCAACGCGATGTGGGCGTTACACTGATGAAAGATTTCTGGAACCAGCGCCTTCACGCCTACGTCGGTATTTACACCGGCTTGGGGGAACTTTCGCTAAACGGTGATAACGACGCAAGCGGCCAACCCGAATATGCAGCGCGGTTCGAATTTTCGTATCCGTCCCGCGTCCGTTACCGAGAAATTGATGCGAATGTAAGCCCGACACCGCTTTTTGCTATCGGCATCAACGGACGCTACGCCAATAAGGTACTTCCCGACGGCGAGGAGTTTCCCGCAAATGCCCAAGGGGAATACGGACTGAAGGTGCTCAACGGAAAAAAATATGTGTACGGATTTGACGCTGCCTTCCAATATAGGGGATTCTCGGCCCAATTCGAGATGCATCAGATAAAAGGCCTTCCGACCCTGCCGGATGATCCGCTCCTCCAGAACCTGCCGTCCAGCCAGACCAAAGGGTATCTCCTGGCAGGCGGCTATGTGGCCCAGGCCAACTACTTTATCAAAGACTGGCACACGGTGCTTTCCGCCCGCTATGAAGAACTTGATCTTAGTGATCTCGTACCCGGCAACTCGCAGCGCTTTTCTCCCGCCATCGCTTACCAGATCAACGGGTTCGATGCAATGGTAAAATTCCAGTACTTTCGTATTTGGAAAGAAGAAGCGATTGACCCTTTGAAATGGGACGAACAGTTTCGCCTTGGCCTACAACTGACCTTTAAATAA